In one window of Streptomyces roseofulvus DNA:
- a CDS encoding flavoprotein — MTRTLYLFSSAAPPVFDIARVIEEAQAAGWDVCLGLTPTAARWLHASLDGLAALTGRPVRWDYRLPGDPDVWPTPDAVLVAPATFNTVNSCALGITDKWLVGVVAEGIGKGIPIAMMPCVNSAYTAHPQWERSIETLRASGVRLVYGEGGFVPNDPGQGDPSTYPWPAALEAVSDLL; from the coding sequence ATGACGCGGACCTTGTACCTGTTCAGCAGCGCGGCGCCTCCGGTCTTCGACATCGCCCGGGTCATCGAGGAGGCGCAGGCCGCCGGCTGGGACGTCTGTCTGGGGCTCACCCCGACGGCGGCTCGCTGGCTCCACGCGTCCCTGGACGGTCTGGCAGCGCTCACGGGCCGGCCCGTGCGGTGGGACTACCGACTGCCCGGGGACCCGGACGTATGGCCGACGCCGGACGCTGTCCTGGTCGCACCCGCCACCTTCAACACCGTGAACTCCTGCGCGCTCGGCATCACGGACAAATGGCTCGTCGGCGTGGTCGCCGAAGGAATCGGCAAAGGCATCCCGATCGCGATGATGCCGTGCGTCAACAGCGCCTATACCGCCCACCCCCAGTGGGAACGGTCGATCGAGACGCTGCGCGCTTCCGGGGTCCGCCTGGTCTATGGCGAAGGAGGGTTCGTGCCGAACGATCCCGGCCAGGGCGACCCCTCCACCTACCCCTGGCCCGCCGCGCTGGAGGCCGTTTCTGACCTCCTGTGA